The DNA window CCCCGCCGATCTGGAAGCGGGCATCGCCGAGATGATCGCTCACCCCGGCCCGGTGCTGGTGGATGTGCGCGTGGCCCGTTTCGACAATTGCTATCCCATGGTGCCCAGCGGCGCGGCGCATAACCAGATGCTGCTGGGCCCCCACGACCGCCTGCCTGACCGCCGGATGCTGGCTCAGGATGCGGAAGCCCTGCTGTGATGTCTCAAACCCCACCTCAACCCGGCCCGATCCAGGGCCCCGATGGAAAGCTCACCCCGATGACCACCACGATCTCGTCCGACCGGCAGGAGCTGGTCGCCTCGCTGGAGATGATGGACCAGCGGTTGCTGTGGCTGTCCTCCTGGATGATCCACAATGCCAACCACATCCGCGAAAAGACCGACGGGCTGAAGGTGGGCGGCCATCAGGCCAGTTGCGCCTCGATGACGGCGATCATGGCGGCGCTCTATTTCCACGCGCTGGGGCCGAACGACAAGGTGGCGGTGAAGCCCCATGCCGGGCCGGTCCTGCATGCCATCCACTATCTTCTGGATGAGCAGACGCGCGAGAAGATGGAGGCTTTCCGCGGCCTTGGCGGTGTGCAGAGCTATCCCAGCCGCACCAAGGATGTGATCCCGGTCGATTTCTCCACCGGCTCGGTCGGGCTGGGCGTGGCGATCACGGCTTTTACCTCTTTGGTTCAGGACTATCTGATCGCCCATGGTCAGGTGAAGGAGGAAAACGCCGGGCGCATGATCGCGCTGATGGGCGATGCCGAGCTGGACGAGGGCAACATCTATGAATGCCTGATCGAGGGTTACAAGCACGATCTGCGCAACTGCTGGTGGGTGGTCGATTACAACCGCCAGTCGCTTGATGCCACCACTGCTGACCGCATGTTCCGCCGTTTCGACGATATCTTCGAGACCTGCGGCTGGCGCGTCGTGACGCTCAAACATGGCCGCCACCAGCGCGAGGCCTTCGCCCGCCCCGGCGGCAAGGCGCTGGAGGAGTGGATCGACAGTTGCCCCAACGCCGAATTCGCGGTGCTGACCTATCAGGGCGGCAGCCATTGGCGTGAGCGCCTGATGGCCGACATTGGCGACAAGCCCCATGTGAAGGCGCTGCTCGACAGTTTCGACGATGCCGGTCTGGCGCGGTTGATGACCAATCTGGGCGGGCACTGCGTGGAATCGCTGATCGATGCTTTCGACAGCGCTCAGGATGATCGGCCCACCCTGTTTATCGCCTATACGGTGAAAGGGCAGGGGCTGCCGCTGGCCGGGCACAAGGACAATCACTCGGGCATGATGAGCCCGACCCAGATGGAGCAGTTCCGTGACTCGCTGGGCATCACGCCGGGCACTGAATGGGACAAATGGTGCGGTCTGGGCGAGAATGCCGCGCAAGCGCTGCAGGCTTTCGTCAACGACAGCCCCATCGCTCACCATCGCCGCGAAAGTGCTGCGCCCACCGTGCCGGTGCCCGCGATCCCGGCTCCCACCGGCGCCGAGCAATCGACGCAGGCGGCTTTCGGCAAGATCATGCACGAACTGGCCAAGGGCGGCGAGGAGCTGGCCGACCGGATCGTCACCACCGCGCCCGATGTGACCCAGACCACCAATCTGGGCGCTTTCGTCAACCAGCGCGGGCTGTTCCGCCGTCAGGAGCTGGGCGATGTGTTCCTGAAGGCCAAGATCCCCTCGACCCAGAAATGGCTGCAGCATACGGCAGGCCAGCATATCGAACTGGGCATCGCCGAGAGCAATTTCTTCCTGGTGTTGGCCGCGCTGGGACTGGCGGGCCCGCATTTCGGCACGCGGCTGCTGCCGGTGGGCACGGTCTATGATCCCTTTATCGCGCGCGGGCTCGATGCGCTGAACTATGGCTGCTATCAGGACAGCCGCTTCCTGCTGGTCGGCACGCCTTCGGGCATCACGCTGGCGGCTGAAGGCGGGGCGCATCAGTCGATCAACACGCCGCTGATCGGCATGGGTCAGCCCGGCCTCACCACCTATGAACCGGCCTTTGCCGATGAGGTGGCGCTGACCATGGCGCATGCCTTTGATATCATGCAGCGCCCGGACGGTTCCTCGGTCTATCTGCGCCTTTCCACCCGCAGCATTCCGCAGGTGACGCGAGAGGATGACAGCTGGAAGGCCGATGCGCTGGCGGGCGCCTATTGGCTGCGTCGCCCCGGTGTGGACGCCACGGCGGCGATCATCTTCTCCGGTGTTGTCGCGCCCGAGGCGCTGGCGGCCTGGGAGCAACTGGTCGACGATATTCCGGGGCTGGGTCTGCTGAATGTCACCTCGCCCGATCTGCTGCATCGCGGTTGGTCGGCCTCGCGCGGGGCGCGCTGGAAGGATGAGGCGCCGGTACCCTCGCATATCGACCGCCTGCTGGGTGATCTGGCGCCGGGGGCGGGGCTGGTGACGGTGCTGGATGGCTCGCCTGCCGCCCTGTCGTGGATCGGTGGGGTGCGGGGCAATCGCATCAGCCCGTTGGGCACCGACCGTTTTGGCCAGACCGGCAATCTTTCAGACCTTTACCGCACCTACCGGCTGGACAGCGAGGCGATCATCGACGCTGCCGCCGAACTGTTTCTGGGGAACTGACATGGCCATTGAGTTGAGCATGCCGGCGCTGTCGCCGACGATGGAGAAGGGCACTCTGGCCCGCTGGCTGGTGAGCGAAGGCGATCTCATCAACCCCGGCGACCAGATCGCCGAGATCGAGACCGACAAGGCGACGATGGAATTCGAGGTGGCCGATGGCGGGCGCGTGTTGCGCCTGCTGGTCCCGGCGGGCAGCGAGAATGTCGCCGTGGGCACGGTGATCGCGGTGCTAGGCGATGCTGGGGAGACGGTAGCTGAGGCTGCTACCGTGCCTGCCGCCGCGCCGGTTGTGGTGGAGAAGGTTGCGCCTGTCGCGGCTCTGGTGGAGGCCCCTGTGGCCGCCGCGCCGCTGGTGTTCCCGGCCACGCCGCTGGCGCGGCGGGTCGCGGCGATCAAGGGTGTCGATCTGGGCAAGGTGCAGGGCAGCGGGTCGCGCGGGCGCATTGTGGTTGCCGATCTGGGCGCGACGATTGTCACGCGCACGGTTCCCACCGCGCCGCTGGCCGTTGCCGCTCCGGTGATCGCGCCGCCGCCCGAGGGTGTGCCGGTGGTCAGCGAGAAGCTGTCGGGCATGCGCAAGACCATCGCTCGCCGCCTGACGGAAGCCAAGCAGCAGGTGCCGCATTTCTATCTGACCTCGCGCTGCAATCTCGATGCCTTGCTGGCGCTGCGTGGTGAACTCAACGCGGGCCTTGCCGGGCGCGGGGTGAAGCTTTCGGTCAATGATATGCTGATCAAGGCGCTGGCTCTGGCGCTGGTGGCGGTGCCCGATGCCAATGTGCAGTTCGGCGGCGATGTGCTGCATCGCTTTGGCCGGGTCGATGTCTCGATGGCGGTGGCGATTCCGGGCGGGCTGGTGACGCCGGTGCTGCGCGATGTGGGGGTGCTCTCGCTTTCGGCGATTGCCACGCAGAGCAAGGCGCTGGCCGAAAAGGCGCGCGATGGCCGTCTGACGCCTGAGGATTATCAGGGCGGCACCGTCTCGCTCTCCAATCTGGGCATGTTCGGCGTGGACGAGATGTTCCCCGTCATCAATCCGCCTCAGGCGCTGATTTTGGGCACGGCGGCGGGCGTGCGCCAGCCATGGAATGTGAAGGGTGAGATCGCTCTGGCCACGATCATGGCGGCCACCGCCAGCTTCGATCATCGTGCCATCGATGGCGCTGTCGCGGCGCAATTTATGGCCACTCTGCGCGATCTGATCGAGGCCCCGATCCAGTTGGTGGCCTGAACGCAAAAAGGGGGGGCGGCATCCTGTGCCGCCCCCCCTATGGCATCGCTTAGAACGTGACCTTGCCCGTCACGCCAAAGGTGCGCGGCGGTTGGCCGTAAGACACCGGATAGCCGATGGCCTGCGACGTCGCATTGTTCAGCACGATCTCATTGAGCAGATTGCGCCCCCAGACCGATACCGTCAGCGCGCTATGCGCGGGCTGCCAGCTTACCGAGCTGTTGAGCAGCGTATAGGCGCCCTGCGTCAGGAAATTATCGGCCTCGAACTTGTAATTGCCATTGTAATTGCCGGTAACATTGGCGTGGAACGTGCCGGAGGAGAACTGCTTCTCATAGTCCAGCGCCAGGGTGCCCACGAATTTCTGCGATTGCGGGATGCGGTTGCCCGAAGCATCGACGCTGATCAGCGTGGCCCCGCCCGTGGCCTTGGGGATGCTGCCCACGGCATTGGGATAGGAGGTGAAATGGGCATGCAGCATTTCAAAGCCGCCGCTCAGGCTGAACTCTGACGACAGCTTGGCGTTGAAATCGACATCCAGACCATAGAGCCGGGCTTTGGCCCCGTTCACCACCGTCTGCGACACGCCGACGAACTGCGTCACCTGCAGATTGTCGTAATTGTAGTAGAAGCCGCCCGCGTTCAGGCGCAGCCGTCGGCCGAAGAGTTCGGTCTTGAAACCGGCCTCATAGGCGTCGAGTTTTTCGGGCAGATAGGCCGGGTTCGCCGGGGTGAGGATGTTGAAGCCGCCGCTCTTGATCCCGCGGTTGTAGGAGACATAGCCCAGAACCGTCGGCGTGAACTGATGGCTGAGCGCCGCGCGCCAGGTCGGCTTGTTGATCGTCAGCGGGGCGGGGTTGTAATTCACATTGATGGTGTTGCCATTGTAGAGGTTGAGCAGCGCATTGCCCACCAGCTCGCGCTTTTCATAGGTGTAGCGCGCGCCCAGCGTCAGCGTGGTGTCGTTCAGCAGGGTGATGTCCATCTGGCCGAAGGGGGCGACCGATTGCGTCTTTTCAGAGCCATAGGTCAGCGTGCTCTGGTTCGCGGTGGGCGGGCCATTGGTGGCGCCATAGAAGGTGGGGAAGAAGTCGCGGAAGACCGGGGAATTGCTGTTGCGGTTGAAGAAATAGAACACGCCGAAGGTGTATTTCACCGGGCCGCTGGTGGTGGAGGAAAGCTGCAGTTCCTAGGAGAAGGACTTGTTCGGCTGATTGCCCGGCGCCACGCCGACATAGAAGATGGGGGTGCCGCTGGGCGCATCATCGAACAGATAGCTGGTGGTGCCTTGCCGATAGGCGGTGATCGAGGTCAGCTTGGCGAAGGAGAGCCTGTGCTCGGCCGTCAGGCTGACGCCGCCGCCGTGATAGGCGGCATAGGGATCGATCGGCGAGGCGGTGTCCTGCTTGCCCGCCGACAGCGTCCTGGGCCCCACAAAGCTCGTGCCGGGATAGGGCACGAAGGTGTAGGTATACTGCTTGCGATCCATATAATCGCCGATCAGCAGCAGGGACGTATCCGCGCTCGGCTCATAGAGCAGCTTGCCGCGCAGCGAGAGCGAATGGGCCAGCTTGAACGTGTCATGGCCGGTCACCAGATTGGTGCCCCAGCCGCGCCCTTGCGTCGCGTAATCGACGGACATGCTGGCCGCCAGATCCTTGGCGACGCCACCGGTCACATAGGCGCCGGTGCGCAAGGTGGCGTAATTGTCGATCTCGGCCTTGACCTGCCCGCCAAACTCCTGCGTCGGGCGCTTGGTGGTGATCTGGATCACGCCGCCGGTGGAATTGCGGCCGAACAGCGTGCCTTGCGGGCCCTTCAGCACGGCAATCTGTTCCACATCGGGCAGTTCGCGGTTGCTCTCGTTCTGGTTGGCCAGATAGACGCCGTCGATGTAGAGCGCGACGGGGTTCTCCACCACATTGCTCGACGTGCCGATGCCGCGGATCGAGGGCTGGAACACGCCACCGCCCGAGGTGCGCGAGTTGAGCCCCGGCGCCACCAGGCTGAGCGTGGGCAGGCTGACCACGCCCGAGCGCGTCAACTGCGTGTTGTTGAGCGCGGTGACGACGATCGGCACCTTCTGCAGATTTTCGGAGCGGCGCTGCGCGGTCACGATGATGTCGCCCACGCCGCTGTCGGTGGCGGCGGGCTGGGGGGCGCTGGCCTGATCGTCCGCCGCCGGCTGGGCGGGGGCGGATTGCGCCTGCGCGGCGACAGGTATGATGATCGACAGCGCTGCGGCGCAGGTCAGCAAGCCGCATTTCCTCTTGTTCATTCGGGCTCTCCCTAATCGCCGGGTTCTTTCGACCGCTGGCGCGAAGCATCACCATGAAAGATATGATGGCGAAAGGGAGGATGTGCGATTTCGGGTATATGAGAAACGATGGCAAAGGGGCCATCCCGATGCTTGCCATGTATCGCTGAGGCGCCTGTTCAAACGGGTCGATAGGTAAAGCCGAAGCCCCGCGTGCGATCCAGCGCCGGAGAGGGCGCCCCCGCACCATCGAGAATGCCGTGGAAGGTGGCGGCCAGATCGCTGGTCAGCAGCTCCATGGTGAGATAGCGCGGGCGATCGGCGTGCGGGCCGGGCTGGATATCGGCCAGAATATCGCGCGTGCCGCTCACCACGCCTGCCTTGGCCATCAGTTCGGGTTGATGCACCTGATCGTACCATGTGTCATAGGCCGCCTCCTGCCCCGCGACCGCATCGCCGAAAGCCAGAATGATGCTGCGCTCCTTCCTGCCGGGCGCGGCGCCTTGCGGTTCGCCGCCCACGCCGGGCGTGGTGGGGCGATACGAACGATAGGCAAAGGTTTGAACCGAGGCGCAGCTTTCGGGCGGCCAGAGCTGGCCCGATGCACCGGGCTGGGCAAGCGCATGCGCGGCGGCGGCGAAACGGGCGGACCGGATCGTGTAGATCGTCAGATGAGCCGGGGTTTTCCGGGCGGTATGGCGCAGTTCCAGCGCGCCGGGCACGTAACTCTGCGCCGCGACGATGCCGGGGATGGCGCGCATGCGTGTGACGGGTTCCGCCTTGTGCCACTGCGCAAAGGCCTCTTCCTGCCCCGGCAGCGGATCGCTGAAAACCAGCAGCGAATGGTGGCCGGTCACGGCGGATGCAGCCCATGACCGGGGCGCCGCGCAGGCGATCATGCCCGCCCCGACCCCGGCACCCAGCCAGGCACTGAAACCGCGCCGTGTGATCATGTCGCTCATGGAATCCTCCCGCTGGCCGCTGGGGCGCTGCTTTGCGGGGAGGATAGGTGGGGATCGGCGGGGGAGGGTGATATCGTCTTGACGAATGTGCTGACTGAAAAGGCATCACGCGCTCTTACCCACAGCCAGCCGTTGTGATAAAAATTGCTCTATCGGGGTCATTATGCCGCATCTGGAATAATCAATGTCAAACTGGGACGGGATCGAGGAGTTTGTGGCGGTCGCCAAGGGTGGCTCCTTCACCAAGGGGGCCGAGATGCTCGGAGCCTCGCTGACCCATGTCAGCCGCGCGGTGATGGCGCTTGAAAAGCGGCTTCAGGTCCAACTGCTGCATCGCACGACGAGGGTGGTCAAGCTGACGGATACCGGGCGAACCTTTCTGGAGCACTGCCTGCGTCTGATCGAGGAACGGGACAATGCCTTTGCCAGCGTCGCCGACACAAGTTCTCCGGTCGGCCACATACGCCTGACTTGCTCCATAGCTCTGGGAGAGCGTTATGTGGTGCCGATGGTGAGGCAGTTTGCGATCGATTTTCCCGCCCTCAGCGTCAGTATCGCTCTGACAAACCGCATTGTGGATCTTGTTGCCGAAGGTTTTGACATTGCCATCCGGACCGGGGACCTTCCTGCTTCCCAATTGATCGCCACGCGCATCGCTTCACGGCGCCTCATTCTTTGCGCATCGCCGGCCTATCTGCTTGCGCATGGGGAGCCGCGCTCCATTGGCGATCTGGACGGGCATGAATGCCTGATCGGGACGAACACGCTCTGGACGTTTTCCAATGCCGGCCAGGAACAGGCCTATCGGCCCAAGGGCCGTTGGCGCTGCAATTCGGGGCAATCGATTGTCGAGGCCGCATTGAGCGGCATGGGAATTTGCCAACTCCCGGATTTCTACGTTCACAATCTGATCGAGCAAGGCGCGCTGAAAGCGCTGCTGCCAGAGCTGGCGCCGCCGGATGAGCCGATCTGGGCGGTCTATCCACCCCGACGCCATATTCTGCCCAAGGTCAGCATGCTTGTAGAGCGTTTGAAAAAGGAATTGCCGAGGCAGCTTAAGCAATAAGCCTAAATTCGCCCAACGGCGGCTCTGTTGAGCCCCCGGTTGGGCCGATTTATTGCGGCGCAGACATTTCGAGCAGCGGTCCGCGTGCTGATGGCTGCTGCGGCATATCTTCGCTGCCGGGTTGCGCGGCGCGGCGTCTGAATTCGGCAGCCATCGCCTGATGCATCTGACGCGCTGCCGTGTCGTTGGTCGAGGCGGCAAGCCTCTCGTGCATCTGCGCCCTTTCGAAGCAATCCGACTGATTGTTCGAATGTGTCATGGGACAAACTCCTAACCCATGCTTCCCGAACACTGCCGGACCCGCCCAGAATGGAGGATAGCAAACGGCCGGGGAGCTGGCCCTTTTTGCGCCGGGGAGAATACCACGGCTTTCGCGGGATTGGAACGGGATTCGACCGGTGTTCCGGCACGGATGCGGCCAATCACGCCTGAAGCTGTGGTTGCCGGATATGGGTCTTGAGCTCCTTGCGGTCGGCGGCGTTGAGTTCGCGCAGACGGACCTCGTAACCCCACAGATTGGCGAGGTTTTGCAGGACCATCTTGGTGTCGCTCTCATCGAGCAGCATGCCGTCTGCGACGAGGTGTTCAAGCTCCAGTCTGCGGTCGCCGGTCAGGTTGACGTCGACAATCTGGATGTCCGGCTCCTGCCGCCCGACGTCATATTCGCGCGCCAGCGCGCGGCGAATCCGGCGATAGCCGCGTTCGTCGTGAATCGCCGCGACGTTCAGCCGGGACTCGGACTGCTTGTCGCTGACCCGGAACAGCCGCCAGTGGCGGATCATGCGGGGGCTGAGAAACTGGGCGATGAAACTCTCGTCGCGGTAGTTCGCCCAGACATCCTTGAGGACGCCGATCCCGTCGCCCTTTCCGGCGAAATCGGGAAACCACTCACGGTCCTCGTCGGTGGGGGTTTCGCTGATCCGCACGATGTCTTCCATGATCCCGAAGCCAAGCGCATAGGGATTGAAGCCATTGAACTGCGGCGAGTCGTAGTTGGGCTGATAAACGACATTGGTGTGCGACTGAAGAAATTCGAGGAACGAACCGTCGGTGATAAGGCCGCGTTCGTGGAGTTTGGTCATAATCTGGTAGTGGCACCATGTGGCGCACCCTTCGTTCATGACCTTGGTCTGGCGCTGGGGGTAGAAGTACTGCGCGATCAGCCGGACGATCCGCAGGATTTCGCGCTGCCACGGTTCGAGCCGTGGCCCGGTCTTCTCGAGGAAATAGAGGATGTTCTCCTGCGGCAGGTTGAGCGCTTTACGGCGTTCGTCGGCCTTCACTTCAGGCGCCTTGGGCCCCGTCGGCAGGGTCCGCCAGAGATCGTCGTAGATCTGGTCGCGATAGGCCTGGCGCTGGACCTCGCGCGCGGCCTCGGCCTTGAGATCGCGCGCGCGCACCCTGGGATGACGATGGACGCCCTGATGCATCAGGGCATGGGCGCCGTCCAGCAGCCGCTCGACCGCCTGCTGGCCATGACGCTCTTCGCAGGTGGCAATGAAGCTCTTGGCGAATTCCAGATAGTCGAGGATACCCTCGGCATCGGTCCATTGCCGGAAGGCATAGTTGTTTTTGAAGAAGTGGTTATGGCCGAATGCGGCATGCGCGATCACCAGCGTTTGCAGCGTCGCGCTGTTTTCCTGCATGATGTAGCTGATGCAGGGGGCGGAATTGATCACCAGCTCATAGGCGAGACCGCGCAAGCCCTTGCGATAGAGCATTTCGTTGGCGGCGAACTGCTTGCCGAACGACCAGTGCTTGTAGAACAGCGGCATGCCGGTCGAGGAATAGGCGTCGAGCATCTGCTCGGCGCTGATGATCTCGATCTGGTTGGGATAGACGTCAAGTTTCAGGTCATGCAGCGCGATCGACTCGACCGCGTCGTAGACGCGCTGGATCAGCGCGAAGTCCCAATCGCTTCCCTCGAACAGGGGCAAGGAGGCGCGGTCCAGCATCAGGCGTCCAGCGGAGCCAGTGCGCCGCGCTTCCGGAAAAGCTCGCGCAGCACCGGGTAAATCTCGCGCCGGTGGTTGACCTTGCGCATCGCGAAGTGCCGATGGGCCGCCGTCAGACTTTCGTAGGCGGTCCACAGGTCGCTTTCGGTCCTGGCCATCGGCTGTTCCTCGGGGCCAACCTCGATATAGGCGAAGTACTGGGAGATCGGGAGGATCGCGTCCTTGAGCAGGCCGACCGTCTTCAGGTTGTCGTGGCTCATATTGTCACCATCGGACGCCTGCGCGACATAGATGTTCCAGTCTTCGGGGCGGTAGCGCGCCTCCACCACCGTCAGCAATTCCTCAAATGCGCTTGAGACCAGCGTCCCGCCCGATACGGCGCTGTGGAAGAAGGTGTCCTCGTCCACTTCGGCGGCGCGGTCGGTGTGGTGGATGAAGACGACATCGACGTGCTGGTAGCACCGTGTCAGGAACAGGTGGAGCAGCGCGAAGAACCGCTTGGCGAGATCCTTCATATGCTCGGTCATCGAACCCGAGACGTCCATCAGGCAGAACATCACCGCCTGGGTGACCGGCTTGGGCACGGTTTCGAAGCGGCGATAGCGCAGGTCGACCGGATCGATGTAGGAGATCAGCGCGCGGCGGTGCCGGATATGCTCGCGCTCCTTGCGCAGCTCTTCCAGCCGCTTTGTGTCGCTCTTCTCGAGTGGATCGCGGGATTCAATCTGTGCGATCTCCTCCTCGATCCGCTCCAGCTCGCCGCTGCTGGGCCGGCGCAGGGCGATGCGGCGCGACATCGCTTTCTGCATCGTGCGTTGCACCGAGAGGTTCGCGGGCGAGCCGACCGTGGTGTAACCCGCGCGGCGCAAGGTGCTCGAATCCTCGCCGGTCAGCTTGCGCTTGGCGAGGTCGGGCAGTTCCAGATCGTCGAGGAACAGTTCGAGGAATTCCTCGCGCGACAGGACGAATCTGAATTCGTCCTCGCCATCACCGCTGCCCGCTTGCGATCCGCTGCCCGAGCCGCCGCTGGGGCGGGCGATCCGGTCGCCTTCAAGATAATCCTTGTTGCCCGGAAAGACCCTTTCGCGGTCTCCGCCGCGGGATGCGCGGCGCAGGGTGGGCTCGCTGATGCCGCCGCGCGGGATGCTGATCTGGCCCTCCCTGTCGAGGTCCTTGATGCTGCGATCCTTCAGGCTGTCGCGGACGGCCTGCTGCACCGCCGCCTTGGCCCTGCGCAGGAAGCGCTGGCGATTGACCAGGCTTTTGCCCCCAGGATTGAGACGTCGGTCGATGATATACATATGGGCCTATCGCGCCTCCATCACCCAGCCTGCTTGACCCTGACATACCATTCCGACAGCAGGCGGACCTGCTTTTCGGTGTAGCCGCGCTCGACCATGCGTTTGACGAAGTCGTTGTGCTTCTGCTGGTCCTCCTTGCTGGCCTTGGCGTTGAAGCTGATGACCGGAAGCAGGTCCTCGGTGTTGGAGAACATCTTCTTCTCGATCACTACGCGCAGCTTCTCGTAGGAGGTCCAGGTGGGGTTCTTGCCCTTGTTGCCGGCCCGGGCGCGCAGCACGAAGTTGACGATCTCGTTGCGGAAGTCCTTCGGGTTGCTGATGCCCGCGGGCTTCTCGATCTTCTCCAGTTCCTCGTTGAGGGCGGCGCGGTTGAGGATCTCGCCGGTTTCCGGGTCGCGGTATTCCTGGTCCTGGATCCAGAAGTCGGCGTACGGCGACATAGCGGTCGAAGATGTTCTGGCCGTATTCGCTGTAGGATTCCAGGTAGGCCGTCTGGATCTCCTTGCCGATGAACTCGGCGTAGCGCGGCGCCAGGTATTCCTTGATGAAGCGCAGGTAGCGCTCGCGGGTTTCCGGCTGGAACTGTTCCTGCTCGATCTGCTGTTCGAGGACGTACAGCAGGTGCACCGGGTTGGCCGCCACCTCGTGCGGGTCGAAGTTGAATACCTTGGAGAGGATCTTGAAGGCGAAGCGGGTGGAGAGGCCGGCCATGCCTTCGTCGACGCCGGCCGAGTCGCGGTATTCCTGGATCGACTTGGCCTTGGGATCGGTATCCTTCAGGTTTTCGCCGTCATATACCCGCATCTTCGAGTAGATATTCGAGTTTTCCGGCTCTTTCAGCCTCGACAGCACGGAGAACTGCGACAGCATCTTCAGGGTGTCCGGCGCGCAGTGGGCGCGTGGGCCAGCTCGATGTGGCGCAGCAGCTTGTCGTAGATCTTGATCTCTTCCGACACGCGCAGGCAGTACGGCACCTTGACGAT is part of the Novosphingobium sp. genome and encodes:
- a CDS encoding transketolase; the encoded protein is MTTTISSDRQELVASLEMMDQRLLWLSSWMIHNANHIREKTDGLKVGGHQASCASMTAIMAALYFHALGPNDKVAVKPHAGPVLHAIHYLLDEQTREKMEAFRGLGGVQSYPSRTKDVIPVDFSTGSVGLGVAITAFTSLVQDYLIAHGQVKEENAGRMIALMGDAELDEGNIYECLIEGYKHDLRNCWWVVDYNRQSLDATTADRMFRRFDDIFETCGWRVVTLKHGRHQREAFARPGGKALEEWIDSCPNAEFAVLTYQGGSHWRERLMADIGDKPHVKALLDSFDDAGLARLMTNLGGHCVESLIDAFDSAQDDRPTLFIAYTVKGQGLPLAGHKDNHSGMMSPTQMEQFRDSLGITPGTEWDKWCGLGENAAQALQAFVNDSPIAHHRRESAAPTVPVPAIPAPTGAEQSTQAAFGKIMHELAKGGEELADRIVTTAPDVTQTTNLGAFVNQRGLFRRQELGDVFLKAKIPSTQKWLQHTAGQHIELGIAESNFFLVLAALGLAGPHFGTRLLPVGTVYDPFIARGLDALNYGCYQDSRFLLVGTPSGITLAAEGGAHQSINTPLIGMGQPGLTTYEPAFADEVALTMAHAFDIMQRPDGSSVYLRLSTRSIPQVTREDDSWKADALAGAYWLRRPGVDATAAIIFSGVVAPEALAAWEQLVDDIPGLGLLNVTSPDLLHRGWSASRGARWKDEAPVPSHIDRLLGDLAPGAGLVTVLDGSPAALSWIGGVRGNRISPLGTDRFGQTGNLSDLYRTYRLDSEAIIDAAAELFLGN
- a CDS encoding dihydrolipoamide acetyltransferase family protein; translation: MAIELSMPALSPTMEKGTLARWLVSEGDLINPGDQIAEIETDKATMEFEVADGGRVLRLLVPAGSENVAVGTVIAVLGDAGETVAEAATVPAAAPVVVEKVAPVAALVEAPVAAAPLVFPATPLARRVAAIKGVDLGKVQGSGSRGRIVVADLGATIVTRTVPTAPLAVAAPVIAPPPEGVPVVSEKLSGMRKTIARRLTEAKQQVPHFYLTSRCNLDALLALRGELNAGLAGRGVKLSVNDMLIKALALALVAVPDANVQFGGDVLHRFGRVDVSMAVAIPGGLVTPVLRDVGVLSLSAIATQSKALAEKARDGRLTPEDYQGGTVSLSNLGMFGVDEMFPVINPPQALILGTAAGVRQPWNVKGEIALATIMAATASFDHRAIDGAVAAQFMATLRDLIEAPIQLVA
- a CDS encoding TonB-dependent receptor translates to MKYTFGVFYFFNRNSNSPVFRDFFPTFYGATNGPPTANQSTLTYGSEKTQSVAPFGQMDITLLNDTTLTLGARYTYEKRELVGNALLNLYNGNTINVNYNPAPLTINKPTWRAALSHQFTPTVLGYVSYNRGIKSGGFNILTPANPAYLPEKLDAYEAGFKTELFGRRLRLNAGGFYYNYDNLQVTQFVGVSQTVVNGAKARLYGLDVDFNAKLSSEFSLSGGFEMLHAHFTSYPNAVGSIPKATGGATLISVDASGNRIPQSQKFVGTLALDYEKQFSSGTFHANVTGNYNGNYKFEADNFLTQGAYTLLNSSVSWQPAHSALTVSVWGRNLLNEIVLNNATSQAIGYPVSYGQPPRTFGVTGKVTF
- a CDS encoding TonB-dependent receptor plug domain-containing protein — its product is MNKRKCGLLTCAAALSIIIPVAAQAQSAPAQPAADDQASAPQPAATDSGVGDIIVTAQRRSENLQKVPIVVTALNNTQLTRSGVVSLPTLSLVAPGLNSRTSGGGVFQPSIRGIGTSSNVVENPVALYIDGVYLANQNESNRELPDVEQIAVLKGPQGTLFGRNSTGGVIQITTKRPTQEFGGQVKAEIDNYATLRTGAYVTGGVAKDLAASMSVDYATQGRGWGTNLVTGHDTFKLAHSLSLRGKLLYEPSADTSLLLIGDYMDRKQYTYTFVPYPGTSFVGPRTLSAGKQDTASPIDPYAAYHGGGVSLTAEHRLSFAKLTSITAYRQGTTSYLFDDAPSGTPIFYVGVAPGNQPNKSFS
- a CDS encoding LysR family transcriptional regulator — encoded protein: MSNWDGIEEFVAVAKGGSFTKGAEMLGASLTHVSRAVMALEKRLQVQLLHRTTRVVKLTDTGRTFLEHCLRLIEERDNAFASVADTSSPVGHIRLTCSIALGERYVVPMVRQFAIDFPALSVSIALTNRIVDLVAEGFDIAIRTGDLPASQLIATRIASRRLILCASPAYLLAHGEPRSIGDLDGHECLIGTNTLWTFSNAGQEQAYRPKGRWRCNSGQSIVEAALSGMGICQLPDFYVHNLIEQGALKALLPELAPPDEPIWAVYPPRRHILPKVSMLVERLKKELPRQLKQ
- a CDS encoding SpoVR family protein; the protein is MLDRASLPLFEGSDWDFALIQRVYDAVESIALHDLKLDVYPNQIEIISAEQMLDAYSSTGMPLFYKHWSFGKQFAANEMLYRKGLRGLAYELVINSAPCISYIMQENSATLQTLVIAHAAFGHNHFFKNNYAFRQWTDAEGILDYLEFAKSFIATCEERHGQQAVERLLDGAHALMHQGVHRHPRVRARDLKAEAAREVQRQAYRDQIYDDLWRTLPTGPKAPEVKADERRKALNLPQENILYFLEKTGPRLEPWQREILRIVRLIAQYFYPQRQTKVMNEGCATWCHYQIMTKLHERGLITDGSFLEFLQSHTNVVYQPNYDSPQFNGFNPYALGFGIMEDIVRISETPTDEDREWFPDFAGKGDGIGVLKDVWANYRDESFIAQFLSPRMIRHWRLFRVSDKQSESRLNVAAIHDERGYRRIRRALAREYDVGRQEPDIQIVDVNLTGDRRLELEHLVADGMLLDESDTKMVLQNLANLWGYEVRLRELNAADRKELKTHIRQPQLQA
- a CDS encoding YeaH/YhbH family protein; its protein translation is MYIIDRRLNPGGKSLVNRQRFLRRAKAAVQQAVRDSLKDRSIKDLDREGQISIPRGGISEPTLRRASRGGDRERVFPGNKDYLEGDRIARPSGGSGSGSQAGSGDGEDEFRFVLSREEFLELFLDDLELPDLAKRKLTGEDSSTLRRAGYTTVGSPANLSVQRTMQKAMSRRIALRRPSSGELERIEEEIAQIESRDPLEKSDTKRLEELRKEREHIRHRRALISYIDPVDLRYRRFETVPKPVTQAVMFCLMDVSGSMTEHMKDLAKRFFALLHLFLTRCYQHVDVVFIHHTDRAAEVDEDTFFHSAVSGGTLVSSAFEELLTVVEARYRPEDWNIYVAQASDGDNMSHDNLKTVGLLKDAILPISQYFAYIEVGPEEQPMARTESDLWTAYESLTAAHRHFAMRKVNHRREIYPVLRELFRKRGALAPLDA